The following proteins are co-located in the Desulfoscipio sp. XC116 genome:
- a CDS encoding sigma-54 dependent transcriptional regulator, translating to MAHKILIVDDEEHMCWALDRAMRQEGYQAIVAYRGQQGLDLIREESPALVILDLRMPDMDGMEVLKEAKAINPKLPVIMLTAHGTIETAIEAMKMGAADYITKPFDLDELKLVIKQNLLLSQLETEVTFLRSELTSKYDNIVGQSKIMQEIIALIEKVAHSNASVLITGESGTGKEVAAVAIHNNSKRHNAPFVTVNCAALPEQLLESELFGHERGAFTGAISRKLGRFELADKGTIFLDEIAEMSLNMQAKLLRVLQEKTFERVGGTETLSVDVRVIAATNRQLNEAITKGEFREDLFYRLNVIHIHLPPLRERKEDIPLLAKHFLNKFGPAYQVENISVEAMELLCSYNWPGNIRELQNVIERAAIICHSTTINTEHLPRELYASPKPSSGLVLEFPEQGISLEEVEKELILKALQKSGGNQTKAAQLLGITRSALLYRSQKYGITWN from the coding sequence ATGGCACATAAGATATTAATCGTTGATGATGAAGAACATATGTGTTGGGCACTGGACCGGGCCATGCGTCAGGAGGGATACCAAGCCATAGTAGCTTACCGGGGCCAACAAGGACTGGATTTAATTCGGGAGGAGTCCCCTGCCCTGGTGATTTTGGATTTACGCATGCCGGATATGGATGGCATGGAAGTTTTAAAAGAAGCTAAAGCCATTAACCCCAAGCTGCCAGTTATCATGCTCACCGCCCACGGCACCATAGAAACAGCCATTGAGGCCATGAAAATGGGCGCCGCCGACTATATCACCAAACCTTTTGATTTAGATGAGCTCAAGCTGGTGATCAAGCAAAATCTGTTATTGAGCCAGCTGGAAACCGAAGTGACTTTTCTGCGTTCCGAACTGACCAGCAAATACGATAACATTGTGGGCCAAAGCAAAATAATGCAGGAGATTATCGCTCTCATCGAAAAAGTTGCCCATAGTAACGCCAGTGTGCTCATCACCGGTGAAAGCGGCACGGGCAAGGAAGTAGCCGCCGTAGCCATCCATAATAACAGTAAGCGGCATAATGCACCTTTCGTAACCGTCAACTGCGCGGCACTGCCGGAACAACTACTGGAAAGCGAGCTGTTCGGACACGAGCGGGGCGCATTTACCGGCGCAATCTCCCGCAAGCTGGGTCGTTTTGAACTGGCTGACAAAGGCACTATCTTTTTAGATGAGATTGCCGAAATGTCTTTAAATATGCAAGCTAAACTGCTCAGGGTATTACAGGAAAAGACTTTTGAGCGAGTAGGCGGCACTGAAACATTGTCGGTAGATGTCCGGGTTATTGCCGCAACCAATCGCCAGCTCAATGAAGCAATTACCAAAGGAGAATTCAGGGAGGATTTGTTTTACCGGCTGAATGTAATTCATATCCACCTGCCGCCGCTCAGGGAACGCAAGGAGGATATACCTCTGCTGGCCAAGCACTTTTTAAATAAATTCGGTCCCGCTTACCAGGTAGAAAATATATCCGTCGAGGCTATGGAGCTTTTATGCAGTTACAACTGGCCGGGCAATATCCGGGAACTGCAAAATGTAATTGAACGGGCCGCCATTATCTGCCACAGCACAACTATTAATACCGAGCATTTACCCAGGGAACTTTATGCTTCTCCCAAGCCCAGTTCCGGTTTGGTACTGGAATTTCCAGAACAAGGCATTTCACTGGAGGAAGTAGAGAAGGAGTTGATATTAAAAGCTTTACAAAAAAGCGGCGGCAACCAAACCAAGGCTGCCCAGCTGTTGGGTATTACCCGCTCGGCACTGCTTTACCGCTCACAGAAATACGGAATCACCTGGAATTAG
- a CDS encoding (Fe-S)-binding protein, whose translation MSEAVNYFDEVREVVLEMGGQDITLCKQCGLCSGSCPWGRMEKESPFSIRQMIYMGRLGLDGYESDDILFACTTCGQCVVRCPRGVNIINVVRAMRSVLCETGGIPKNLKAVLGSINSNSNPWSQDSEKRTAWTQGLDIPTFNGEQEYLLFVCCTSAFDGRSQKIARAIAATLQKAGVSFGIIGNEEKCCGEAVRKIGAEEEFTNLAESNIELFNSKGVKKIVTTSPHCYWTFKNEYPEFGGEFEVIHYTELYAQLLKEGKIKPAKGLDKKVIYHEPCYLGRHSKVFEAPREIITSIPDLKFIEFDKTKDDSMCCSGGGARIWMETEAGMRFSDVKAKEAMDKEADYVVTACPYCIVMLEDSLKNIDKDEKMAVKDISELIADSID comes from the coding sequence ATGTCAGAAGCGGTTAATTATTTTGATGAGGTTAGAGAAGTTGTCCTTGAAATGGGCGGCCAAGATATTACCCTTTGTAAACAATGCGGCTTATGCAGCGGCTCCTGCCCCTGGGGCAGGATGGAAAAGGAAAGCCCGTTCAGCATCCGCCAGATGATTTACATGGGTCGGCTGGGTCTCGACGGTTATGAAAGCGACGATATTCTTTTTGCTTGCACTACCTGCGGGCAATGCGTAGTACGCTGTCCCCGCGGCGTAAACATTATTAATGTTGTCCGTGCTATGCGCTCCGTACTTTGTGAAACCGGTGGCATTCCCAAAAACCTGAAAGCCGTGCTGGGCAGTATTAACAGCAACAGTAATCCCTGGTCCCAGGACAGTGAAAAACGAACCGCCTGGACACAGGGACTGGATATTCCTACTTTTAACGGTGAGCAGGAATACCTGTTGTTTGTCTGCTGTACTTCGGCCTTTGACGGCCGCAGCCAGAAAATAGCCCGCGCCATCGCCGCCACCCTGCAAAAAGCAGGCGTCAGTTTCGGCATAATTGGTAATGAAGAAAAATGCTGTGGTGAAGCAGTGCGTAAAATCGGTGCCGAAGAGGAATTTACCAACTTGGCTGAATCCAACATTGAGCTGTTCAACAGCAAGGGAGTCAAGAAAATTGTTACCACCTCGCCGCACTGCTACTGGACATTTAAAAATGAATATCCCGAATTTGGCGGCGAGTTTGAAGTAATTCACTACACCGAGCTGTACGCCCAGCTGCTCAAGGAAGGTAAAATCAAACCCGCTAAAGGACTGGACAAAAAAGTCATTTACCACGAGCCCTGCTACCTGGGCAGGCACAGTAAAGTATTTGAAGCACCGCGAGAAATAATAACCTCTATTCCGGATCTTAAGTTTATAGAGTTTGATAAAACCAAAGACGACAGCATGTGCTGTAGCGGCGGCGGGGCCCGTATCTGGATGGAAACCGAAGCCGGCATGCGTTTCTCGGATGTCAAAGCCAAGGAAGCGATGGACAAGGAAGCTGATTACGTAGTCACCGCCTGCCCATATTGCATTGTTATGCTGGAAGACAGCCTGAAAAATATTGACAAGGACGAAAAGATGGCCGTCAAAGATATAAGTGAATTGATTGCGGACAGCATAGATTAG
- a CDS encoding FAD-dependent oxidoreductase, with amino-acid sequence MVLLLSPVKIGRMELKNRVVMPAMHLGYCRDGFVNEQLVEFYRVRARGGVGLIMVGGCAIDKYGHGNMVRIDNDKYIPGLADLVKGVHEEGGKIAAQLFQPGRYSYSFLSGTQPVAPSPIPSKLTRQMPRALAVDEIQGIVDSFGLAAVRAQKAGFDAVEAIGSAGYLISQFLSPVTNQRDDEYGGDFERRMRFGLEVARRIRTAVGPDYPVLFRVGGNDFMLGGNTNREIVMFCKRLEEAGVDAFNVTGGWHETTVPQITMAAPRGVFAYLARGVREAVGVPVIACNRINDPALAEEILANGMADLVGMARAMIADPDLVAKTAAGQAGAIRKCIGCNQGCLDSVFTMKPVGCLVNARAGRELEQEPEPARQVKQVLVVGGGPGGMEAARVAAERGHRVTLWEKDRRLGGQLNLAAVPPGREEFSTVIEYYRHELDRLGVQVELNKEADENSIKSFGADAVVMATGAAPMQPPILGVDGANVVQAWDVLAGQAATGKRVVIIGGGAVGCETALLLARKGTLDADALHFLALNNAESWETLKELAIRGVKEVTVVEMQKAVGADIGISSRWVILQEMHRFGVKTITRATAREINERGVVLDTQGKEEVLEADTVVLAAGSRSLSGLCERVKEQLPEVYVVGDAVAPRKALDAIYQGYLAGAVL; translated from the coding sequence ATAGTGTTACTGTTATCGCCGGTGAAGATAGGCCGGATGGAATTAAAAAACCGCGTGGTTATGCCGGCCATGCACCTGGGGTATTGCCGCGATGGGTTTGTTAATGAACAATTGGTGGAGTTTTACCGGGTACGGGCCCGGGGTGGGGTAGGCCTCATTATGGTGGGCGGCTGTGCTATAGATAAGTATGGTCATGGCAATATGGTCAGGATAGATAATGATAAATATATACCCGGGCTGGCCGATCTGGTCAAAGGTGTGCACGAAGAGGGCGGGAAAATTGCGGCCCAGCTATTTCAGCCGGGACGTTACTCCTATTCCTTCCTTTCTGGCACTCAGCCCGTAGCACCTTCGCCCATTCCCTCCAAGCTAACCAGGCAGATGCCCAGAGCCCTTGCCGTGGACGAGATACAGGGCATTGTGGACTCCTTTGGCCTGGCGGCTGTCCGCGCTCAAAAAGCGGGTTTTGACGCTGTGGAGGCCATCGGCAGCGCCGGCTACCTGATTTCACAGTTCCTTTCTCCGGTAACTAACCAGCGGGATGATGAATATGGCGGTGACTTTGAGCGGCGGATGCGTTTTGGTTTGGAGGTGGCCCGCCGCATCAGAACGGCGGTGGGGCCGGATTATCCGGTGCTCTTCCGGGTGGGAGGCAACGATTTCATGCTTGGGGGCAATACCAACCGGGAAATTGTTATGTTCTGCAAACGCTTGGAAGAAGCGGGCGTGGATGCTTTTAACGTTACCGGCGGCTGGCACGAAACAACAGTGCCGCAGATTACTATGGCCGCGCCCCGGGGTGTGTTTGCTTATCTGGCCCGGGGTGTTCGCGAAGCGGTTGGCGTGCCCGTTATAGCTTGTAACAGGATTAATGATCCCGCGTTGGCTGAGGAGATACTGGCCAATGGTATGGCCGACCTGGTGGGTATGGCCCGGGCTATGATTGCCGACCCTGATTTGGTGGCTAAAACCGCGGCCGGTCAAGCCGGTGCGATAAGAAAATGCATTGGCTGCAACCAGGGCTGTCTGGACAGTGTGTTTACCATGAAACCCGTGGGCTGTTTGGTCAATGCCCGGGCCGGGCGCGAGCTGGAGCAGGAACCGGAGCCTGCGCGGCAAGTTAAACAAGTGCTGGTGGTGGGCGGCGGCCCCGGCGGTATGGAAGCGGCCCGAGTGGCGGCTGAGCGCGGGCACCGGGTTACCCTGTGGGAAAAAGACCGCCGGTTGGGCGGGCAGCTAAATCTGGCGGCGGTCCCCCCGGGCCGGGAAGAGTTTAGTACGGTTATTGAATATTACAGGCATGAACTGGACCGGCTGGGTGTGCAGGTGGAACTTAACAAGGAAGCAGACGAAAACAGCATTAAATCTTTTGGTGCTGATGCGGTGGTTATGGCCACCGGGGCCGCTCCCATGCAGCCTCCTATTTTAGGTGTGGATGGCGCCAATGTGGTGCAGGCCTGGGATGTGCTGGCGGGACAAGCGGCCACCGGTAAGCGGGTGGTCATTATCGGCGGCGGCGCAGTGGGTTGTGAAACGGCATTGCTGCTGGCCCGTAAAGGTACATTGGACGCCGATGCACTGCACTTTTTAGCCCTTAATAACGCTGAAAGCTGGGAGACATTAAAAGAGCTGGCCATCCGGGGAGTTAAGGAAGTTACCGTGGTGGAGATGCAAAAGGCAGTGGGCGCCGATATAGGCATATCCTCACGCTGGGTAATCCTTCAGGAAATGCACCGGTTTGGCGTAAAGACAATAACCAGGGCAACGGCAAGAGAGATTAATGAACGTGGTGTGGTGCTGGATACGCAGGGCAAGGAGGAAGTGCTGGAGGCCGATACGGTAGTGCTGGCGGCGGGCTCGCGTTCGCTGAGTGGTCTATGCGAAAGGGTGAAGGAGCAGCTGCCCGAGGTATATGTAGTAGGTGATGCCGTTGCCCCGCGCAAAGCACTGGATGCAATTTATCAGGGTTATTTGGCGGGTGCGGTATTATAA
- a CDS encoding GNAT family N-acetyltransferase, with amino-acid sequence MAKELITDRGPVFFEGPVSLAYLDSLEINQALNNFRNPRRQKEALGLVANLPEGMVYIARFDREIVGYVLFHYPNQYSRWVRHPRILELGAIEISREWQKKGLAKAILQEAFKNPALEEYVLITTEFYWHWDLKNSGMGVWEYQSMLKHVFGSVNFKRRHTDDPEILEHSANMLMVRVGKNVSKNHIEMFDDLTYQNSIIL; translated from the coding sequence ATGGCTAAGGAATTAATAACGGACAGAGGGCCGGTATTTTTTGAAGGACCGGTTTCCCTGGCATATCTGGACTCATTGGAAATTAACCAGGCACTGAACAATTTCAGAAATCCCAGACGGCAAAAAGAAGCCTTGGGCTTAGTAGCCAACCTTCCCGAAGGAATGGTTTATATTGCTCGTTTCGATCGTGAAATTGTTGGCTATGTGTTATTCCACTATCCCAACCAGTACAGCCGCTGGGTCAGGCATCCACGCATTCTGGAACTGGGCGCCATTGAAATCAGCCGCGAATGGCAGAAAAAAGGTCTGGCCAAGGCGATTTTACAAGAAGCTTTTAAAAACCCCGCGCTGGAGGAATATGTGCTGATTACCACTGAGTTTTATTGGCACTGGGACCTGAAAAACAGCGGTATGGGCGTGTGGGAATACCAGAGCATGCTTAAACATGTTTTTGGATCGGTGAACTTCAAAAGGCGGCACACCGATGACCCCGAAATACTGGAACACTCCGCCAATATGTTGATGGTACGCGTCGGTAAAAATGTAAGTAAAAATCACATTGAGATGTTTGACGATCTTACATACCAAAATTCCATCATACTGTAA
- a CDS encoding ATP-binding protein: MRQKKEKTKKIAILGGPGTGKTTLCKQLDVEYSLAGYISDVCLEYARTYIARYGIPASIFEQFLLYEGQKRRENELKHCDIIFCDNATILNYVYGLLSCDFKNPKEMYALMKLFEWAMKDLPGYEVFYIPREFACEKDGIRYQDDDFAVIVDQKIKNFLDIMNVPYVEITGDLPARVEKMKQIIGFEQKRQPVTFMCDIDTQKVLEND; the protein is encoded by the coding sequence ATGCGGCAAAAAAAAGAGAAAACTAAAAAAATAGCTATCTTGGGAGGACCCGGCACCGGTAAAACTACGCTTTGTAAACAGTTGGATGTGGAATACAGCTTGGCCGGGTATATTAGCGACGTGTGTCTGGAATATGCCCGTACTTATATTGCCCGCTATGGTATTCCCGCATCTATCTTTGAACAATTTTTGCTTTATGAGGGCCAGAAACGCCGGGAAAATGAACTTAAGCACTGTGATATCATTTTTTGCGATAACGCAACCATTCTTAATTATGTTTACGGTTTACTCAGCTGTGATTTTAAGAATCCCAAGGAAATGTATGCTTTGATGAAACTTTTTGAGTGGGCTATGAAAGATCTGCCGGGTTATGAGGTGTTTTATATTCCTCGGGAGTTTGCCTGTGAAAAAGACGGTATTCGCTATCAAGATGATGATTTTGCTGTAATAGTGGATCAAAAGATTAAAAACTTTTTAGACATTATGAATGTGCCTTATGTGGAAATAACCGGGGATTTGCCCGCCAGGGTGGAGAAGATGAAGCAGATTATTGGTTTTGAGCAAAAAAGACAGCCAGTGACCTTTATGTGTGACATTGATACTCAAAAGGTATTGGAGAACGATTAA
- a CDS encoding CoA pyrophosphatase, whose protein sequence is MNEYKISQKLNSDKTDIMGKNNYLISEVLLPLVETTGGLEILFEVRSKHLSRQPGEICFPGGRVEEDELGRPGSAAQREAAEELGLPTDDITLLGSLDVLVTPMGALVYPFAGRILSPGSIVLNRGEVDKIFTVPLAFLQSNRPQVSNVEVATRYGDDFPLHRVPEIYRGGWTKRWSFPTYIYEYKDYFIWGMTAIILHHFLTAIGKEQSQIFLNPRT, encoded by the coding sequence ATGAACGAATATAAGATTAGTCAAAAACTAAACAGTGATAAAACGGATATAATGGGTAAAAATAATTACTTAATATCGGAGGTGTTGCTGCCGCTGGTTGAGACCACCGGTGGTTTGGAGATATTATTTGAGGTACGTTCCAAGCACTTAAGCAGGCAGCCCGGAGAGATTTGCTTTCCCGGAGGCCGGGTAGAGGAAGATGAACTCGGCCGGCCAGGCTCCGCTGCGCAGCGGGAGGCTGCGGAGGAACTGGGATTGCCCACCGATGACATAACGTTGCTCGGTTCTCTGGATGTGCTGGTTACCCCCATGGGGGCACTGGTTTATCCATTTGCAGGGCGCATACTTTCCCCGGGTAGTATTGTGCTGAACCGGGGAGAGGTAGATAAAATTTTTACGGTGCCTTTAGCCTTTTTACAGTCCAACCGTCCCCAGGTGAGCAACGTGGAGGTGGCCACTCGCTACGGTGATGATTTCCCGCTGCACCGGGTGCCGGAAATATACAGGGGCGGCTGGACAAAACGCTGGTCTTTTCCTACCTATATTTACGAGTACAAAGATTATTTTATCTGGGGTATGACGGCCATTATATTACATCATTTTTTAACCGCTATCGGAAAAGAACAGTCGCAGATTTTCTTAAATCCACGAACGTAA
- a CDS encoding transcriptional regulator, whose protein sequence is MLTTTSLADFLRKANDRLPEEAERVLQALLEQGNMNKEDLSLSARVKRAVLDHIIMQLYALGLVEISTEGKSKICSATKLGDEFFSLVRAG, encoded by the coding sequence ATGCTAACTACAACAAGCCTGGCTGATTTTCTGCGCAAAGCCAATGATAGACTGCCGGAGGAAGCGGAGAGAGTATTGCAGGCGCTGCTGGAGCAGGGAAATATGAATAAAGAGGACCTTTCGCTGTCGGCCCGCGTTAAAAGAGCAGTGCTGGATCATATTATCATGCAGCTGTATGCCCTGGGTCTGGTAGAGATATCCACCGAGGGTAAAAGTAAAATTTGCAGCGCTACCAAATTGGGCGACGAATTTTTTAGCCTGGTCAGGGCCGGATAA
- a CDS encoding MBL fold metallo-hydrolase: MRLTDQVTVLGNRHFRIYAVGDNPALLLEGAVSAVVPTVAGQMQNDVVAPSISHLVIMHAHFDHVCGIPGLRQLFPGVRVAASARARDVLQRSKVVKHFFAEDAAMTQVLRSEGLLTGTPGTAAATIDVDDVIEDGVCWNPAPGVSLQFYHAPGHSPCSIVAYLSEREVLFSSDCAGFPINDKHLFPIFFESYEKYVDTINRLADLPVEILAGAHEQIIQGRNQVREFWELARTEAERVREKIIGLLQKGLDEQTVADKLFAYYYTGNLRIYSERNIRLCCSLLLRRVMETTG; this comes from the coding sequence TTGCGTTTAACTGATCAGGTAACCGTGCTGGGCAACCGGCACTTTCGCATTTACGCCGTGGGCGATAATCCCGCGTTACTGCTGGAGGGTGCGGTCAGTGCCGTGGTGCCCACCGTGGCGGGGCAGATGCAAAATGATGTTGTGGCACCGTCAATCAGTCATTTGGTTATTATGCATGCTCATTTTGACCATGTATGCGGAATACCCGGGTTGCGGCAGCTATTTCCCGGTGTGCGTGTGGCTGCGTCGGCCCGGGCCCGGGATGTGCTGCAGCGTTCCAAAGTGGTGAAGCATTTCTTTGCCGAGGACGCCGCTATGACCCAAGTGCTGCGCAGTGAAGGCCTTTTAACAGGAACGCCCGGCACTGCCGCCGCAACCATTGATGTTGACGATGTTATAGAGGATGGGGTGTGCTGGAATCCGGCTCCCGGGGTGAGTCTGCAATTCTATCATGCTCCGGGGCATAGTCCCTGCAGTATTGTGGCCTATCTGTCCGAAAGGGAAGTGCTGTTCAGCTCGGATTGCGCTGGTTTTCCCATTAATGATAAACACTTGTTTCCCATATTTTTTGAAAGTTATGAAAAATATGTTGACACCATCAATAGACTGGCGGATTTACCGGTAGAAATATTGGCCGGTGCGCATGAGCAAATTATACAAGGGCGAAACCAGGTCAGGGAGTTTTGGGAGCTTGCCCGCACCGAGGCGGAAAGGGTACGGGAAAAGATTATCGGCCTGCTGCAAAAGGGGCTTGACGAGCAGACGGTTGCTGATAAGTTGTTTGCATATTATTATACAGGCAACCTGCGCATTTACTCGGAGCGGAATATTCGGCTTTGTTGCTCTTTGCTGCTCAGACGGGTCATGGAAACCACCGGGTAG
- a CDS encoding Crp/Fnr family transcriptional regulator, with amino-acid sequence MAGNLEILKKIPLFTLLERQQLEEIEKFILERSYQKGRIIFMEDEPGEAVFFVKSGRVKVTKRTKDGREHILHFINPGEVFAEVVLFDDGTYPATAEVIEDCTVGLIRNTDMERFIGTHPDIALGLLKIMARRLRISQNQLIELALMDTTRRAASMLLFLAGEQGTKTDRGIVIDISLTNQDLASLIGTSRETANRIINDFKRQKAIDVKKGQVTILDKYKLRSWI; translated from the coding sequence ATGGCGGGAAATTTAGAAATATTAAAGAAAATACCATTGTTTACACTGCTGGAGCGGCAGCAGCTGGAGGAAATAGAAAAGTTCATATTGGAGCGCAGCTATCAAAAAGGCCGGATTATTTTTATGGAGGACGAGCCCGGAGAGGCAGTATTTTTTGTTAAATCAGGCCGGGTCAAGGTGACCAAGCGCACTAAAGACGGGCGAGAGCATATATTACACTTTATCAACCCCGGGGAAGTGTTTGCGGAAGTGGTTTTATTTGACGACGGCACCTACCCGGCAACAGCCGAAGTAATCGAAGACTGTACCGTGGGTCTTATCAGAAACACCGATATGGAAAGATTCATTGGCACTCACCCCGACATAGCCCTGGGATTATTAAAAATTATGGCCAGACGCCTGCGCATATCTCAGAATCAGCTAATTGAGCTGGCTTTAATGGATACCACCCGCCGCGCCGCCAGCATGCTGCTTTTCCTGGCCGGCGAGCAAGGCACTAAAACCGACCGGGGTATAGTAATTGACATTTCACTGACCAATCAGGATCTGGCCAGTTTAATCGGCACCTCCCGGGAAACCGCCAACCGTATCATTAATGACTTCAAACGCCAAAAGGCTATTGACGTTAAAAAAGGACAGGTAACCATACTGGATAAGTATAAATTACGTTCGTGGATTTAA